The genomic DNA GGAGGATGCACTGCTAAATACATATTGGCTATATTTTTCCGTAGCACCTCTATTTGGAAATTGGCTATTTTTATGGTTTCTATACTAATACTCATGCTGTGCTTTAATGATTTTCATCAATGCTAAGGTTTTATCCATATCCACAACAGCCTCATTGATGGCTAACATTAGCTTTTTTTCTTTAATGCCTCCATCTTTCCATCCATCTAATTTATTTTCAACAATTATTTTATCTAAAGTCAATGCCAATGCTTCGTTCCTTTCTACATTATCATATAAAGCCTTTTTTCCTCTTGTATCCAAGGCTTCTGGATAATCATTGGTGTTATTTTCATTAGATACCTTCTCCGCTAACTCCTTAATTTGCTCTAAATATTTCTCATATTCTATAGCCTCCTTTTTTCGTAACTGAATTAGTTCGTCTAAAAGCTTAGACATTTTTTCATAATACTTTGGATTGGCTTGAGATTCTTCAATGATGACTTTACGTACGTTATTTTCAATGGTTTCTGCAACTGCTTCTTGCTTTGTCTTATTTACATAAACCATATCTGGTTCAGATACTTTAGTGATTAAACCTACCAGAGTTTGATTTTCAAAATCGGATAGTTTGCGGCTCGATTTAGCATCTAAATACATGTCCATTAATTGGCGCATTCCTGGTTCAAAACGTTTAAAATCTAAATAATCACCACTGGCTTGCTTAATGGTATCTCTTATATCTGAATAGTACTGTACTTCTTCTTTTATCTTTTTAGCTTCTGCGTCAGAAAATCCAATTTTATGCATTTCGTTGGCAATATTGGCATAGGCTCTAATTAAGGCAACCACTGCCTTGTATAAAAACACTCTTTTTTCTTCTGTATTTTTTAAATCTTGTGCATTTTCTGTGTTTCCGCAAAAGTACCTAATATAATTGGGTTCGTCTTTAGGATGCACGGGTTCACATAAAGCACTTACAACTTCTAAGGCTGTTTCTAAACGGGTTTTTCCTGCTTCTTGTCTATCTTTTAATAAGCCTTTTACATCTTCTTCATCATAATTATCAAACACTTCAGAAGTATAATCTGAAATAGATTTTTCTAAGCTTTTAAATAAATCTTTATAATCTATAATATATCCGTATTCTTTTTCATCGCCATCTACTCTATTTACCCTGCATATTGCTTGAAACAACCCATGGTCTTGCATCTTTTTATCAATGTATAAATACGTGGCAGATGGGGCATCAAAACCCGTTAGTAATTTATCTACAACAATGAGCAGTTTCATTTTAGCGGGTTCGTTGATAAAAGTAGCCTTTGCTTCTTCTTCAAATGCTTCTGTAGATTTTCCTTTTAGCATTTGCGTATATACCTCATATTTTAAGAGTTTATCGGTAAGTGCTCCTTCGCCTGCTCCTTCTCCTTTAATATCGGCATGATGTGGTTGGTATGAAGTGATAATCGCACATTCTTTAAAACCAGCACGCTGAAAAAGTTCGTAATACTTACAGGCTTGATATACAGAGCCTGATACTAGCATGGCATTTCCTCCTCCAGAAGAAAGCCTAGGTATTACTTTAAAATCTCTTATGATATCAAATACAATTTTTTCTAATCGCGATTTAGATCCTAATACTTTTTGCAGGGTTCCCCAACGTTTTTTTAGTGCTATTTTAGCCACATCAGTCAACCCTTTTGTTTCCGCATCAAACCATTCATCAACACTTTGCTGGTCGGTTACAAATTGTGCTACATCTCTTGCTTCGTAAAGTAAATCCAATACAACACCATCGTCCACCGCTTCATCAAATTTATACGGATTGCCAATATAAGTACCAAAAACTTCAATAGATTTTTGTTTGTCTTTTTTGAGTAGCGGTGTTCCTGTAAAACCAATAAACAAGGCATTGGGTAATATGGACTTCATGGCTTCATGTAGCTTCCCTGATTGTGTACGATGGCATTCATCTACAAATACATATATATCTCCTTTGGCTCGAAAATCTGATCCGAAACTTTGTGTTAATTCTGCTATATAAGATTCATAATCACCACTTTCATCGTTTCGTCTAAATTTATGTACCAAGCTACTAATAAGCATTGCTGTTTTTTGGTTTAGAACACTTAATAAATCCCGACCACTTTTTGCTCGGTATATGGTTTCGTCAACCCCTGCAAATAATTGCTCTATTTGACTATCTAATTCTTGGCGATCGGTAATAATTAACACCCGGCTATCTTTTATATTCTCTCGAATCCATTTCGTGAGCCAAACCATGGTTAACGATTTACCAGATCCTTGGGTATGCCATACAATACCTCCTGTTCTGGTTTGGATATTGTGTTGTGCTGCTTTGATTCCAAAAAATTGGTTGGGTCTGCTTAATTTTTTAACTCCTTTATCATATACCACAAAGTCATGGATTAATTCTAGCAAGCGTTCTTTTTCACATAATTGAGCAATATGTTTGTCCAATACATAATCATAGTGTACCGCACTTTCTTCTTTCCATTGTAAGTAATACTTCTCTGGAGTACCTATGGTACCGTAGCGGATTCCTTGCGTATCATTTCCTGCCAATATGAATTGCATGGTGGTAAAAAACTGCGGAATAAATGCAGGTTGTTGATTGTCTATATTTTGACGAATCGCGTCTGTTACCCCCACCTTGCTTCTTTTCAACTCTAAAATTCCTAAAGCAATCCCGTTTACATAAATGACAATATCGGGTCTTTTGTTGTGTTTTCCTTGTACGGTAACCTCTTCTGCAATGGCAAAGTGATTGTGTTGTATATGCTTCCAATCTACCAACCAAACCGTTTCTTTTTGTTTCCCTAATGCTTCTCTTACAGATATACCATAACGCAATAGTTTATAAACTTCTTTATTTGCCGCATACAAATCGTTGGCAAGATTGGTTACTGCCTTCATAAAAATAGAAATGGCTTTTTCTGAAAGCGTTGCAGAATAGCCTTGCGCGATAAGGTATTTTAATAGCAGGGCTTCTTCTACGGGATATTTACGTACTTGTTTTTCCCAATGACCAAGATAACTATACCCTAATTGGTGTTGGAATAGTTGTACTACTCTATTTTGTGTTGCTCTTTCTGATTTTCCTATATCGTACATTTCTATTTTTTTCTATTCAATTTAATGCCATCCCCCCTATTCACTCAATACCACTTTTTCTTTTTAAGCCTATTTAATGTTATGATTCTTACGTTTCTTCGCTATACCAACCTCGTGTTACCAGTTAACAATTCTTCTAGCATCCCTTGTTTAAGTTGTTGGTATTTTGCTTTTTTGGTTTCTAATTGGGTAATTTCTACCTCCATATCATAAAGTATCCTAATAATTGCTTTTTGCTCATCAATTTTTGGGATATGAAAGTTAAATTTTGACATATCTGAGCCATAAAGATGATAGACGGTTGTCCCACTAATTAAGGACATTATTTGTTGTTTATTCATTGATATTTGGTAGCTTAAAAACGCTCCGTATAAGGATTTATTAGGTCTTATTACGAGTACATCTCCGCCAAGAATAATATCATCTTCAAATAGAGCACTTGCAGTAGCTAATCCGTTTGGTGTAACATCAGAAGTAGGCATCAATACATCATTTTCTTTTGAAAGAAAAATATCCGAATTTTCGTTTGTACGACTCCTTACTGATGTTATTATATGGTTATAATTAGTAAATAACTCCCCATAGTGGATACATTTATATTTTCCTTCTTCAATAATATCAGACTTTGGCAACCCTTTACCTTTATAGAAATCTGCTTTTTCCCCCAATTTCTTCTCCACCCACTCCCCAGAAAACCCAGGTAAACGTTTCCCACCTTTATGCGGTGGCGTTAACAACTGCTGCATGGCACCTTGTTTGATGGCTTGTTTTTTAGCTATTAAACTTTCTAAACTTGCAATCAGGTCATCCATATCGCTTAAAGCGGTAGCGATGGCTTTTTGTTCTTTTATAGGAGGAGCTATGACTCTAATATTTAGACAAGATTTCTTATTTAATTTAGGTTGAGCTGTTCCTGAGTTAAGTAAAGAATAATCTAGGCTTTCCAAGTATTCAGTAAGAAAATTTATATTAAAGAACTTGTTTGGTTTCATCACATGTGCGTGATTGTTAACCCAAGCTTTTCCTTTAATAATAAAAGCTAGTGGTAAATTTCTGCTTAGAATATTCTCACCATCCTCACCTAATAATATCAATTCATCATCAAATATATAATCATTGACATAATCTATAATTCCAGAAGCTCCATAATACGGATAATTTCCCGACACTCTCTCATTTGCCTTTATAGGTCTCCTTTTTCCGTCTAAAAACTCTACAGCTTCAGAAAGGCTAATAACAAGCCAATCCTCTGGAATCAAACCTACCTCGGTTTGCTTAAACCCCTGTTTCGTTGTTAACTCCATACCAATCCCATCGTTTTTAAGTGTTCGCTTACCTTATTTTCCAACACATTGGTAGTACCATCCAATTCCGTTAAGGTATGCTCATAACGCGCTGCTAACTCTTGAATACGGCTAGTTAAACGCTGCGAAATCGCATCCATTTCCGTTTGTAAGGTTGCCTGTAAGCTTGCCAACCATTTTTTATCCACCACCAATTCGCGTACTTCTTCTTCCGTTAGTTTTCCATATTGCGCCAAGCAAAGCGCATCCAAATCCGTTGCCATTGCTTTGGCCTCCTTTTTTAAACTCGCTTCTTTATTAAAAAGCTTTAGCAATTGGTTCGCTACCTTAAATGCCGCTACTTCGGTAGGCTCGTCTTTAATTTCTTTGAGGTACTTACTTAGAGTCGTTTTGGTAATCCCCCCTTTATCATTGGTAGCCTCCTGTAGCAATCCTTCTTCCCCCGTATGCTCTTCTATCCATTCTGCACTCTTTGCCTGTACACTTTCTAGCTCCGCCTCTACCGCCTGCAATGCTTGTTGTTCTTTAGCTAAGTAAGTATCTATTATTAATTTCTTGGGGAGTACATCACACGTCCAACCCTTATCCACTTCTTTACCTTTCTTATTCTTTTCAATAACACGCTTGGTATTCGCTACCCATCCCTCTTCTATTAACAAATACACATCATCTTTAAGCGTACTATTCCAATAATCTAACAAATGCTGATACACATCATACTTATTGACCAATGCCTTATTAGCATAACGAATCAGCAAATCTTCCGCAATGGTTTTAATAAACACTTTAGGTTTGGTTGTGCTATCAATACTATTAAAAAAAGCATGATTTGCCGCAGCAAACTCCTTAAAAGTAAGATCTAGCGTGGCATGATAGCTCTTAAAATCGGGATGTTGGTAAATGGCATGCTTGATTTCAGATGTTGCCACATTCAAACCTAAATACCCCGCTCTTAAAGGACTCAATAAGGTTTGTTTAAGAGTTGGATACACCTCCCAATACTCTTGCAAAGCAGCTATATCTCTTTGCGGTATCCCTCCATTTAAATGCCCATCCAAATCTTGAATATCTTCCGCTTCCTGAGTATCTATATACCTAGGGATGTTTAAATTATATTCATTCTTTTCAATTTCTGCAAAAGGCACACAACGCGCATACCTATCCACTTCCATTTGCGAATTAAACACCTCCACAATTTTGTACAAATCTTGTTCCCGCAAACGGTTTTTATTTCCGTCTTTCATAAACCCTTTGCTTGCATCTATCATAAACACCCCTTTACGTTTATTAGCATGTTCCTTATCCAATACAATCACACAAGCAGGAATTCCTGTACCATAAAACAAATTAGCAGGCAAGCCAATAATTCCTTTAATCCACTTACGTTCTAGTATGTTCTTTCTAATTTCTGCTTCCGCATTTCCTCTAAACAAAACCCCATGCGGTAAAATAACCGCTCCCTTTCCTGTACTCTTTAAAGAACTTACAATATGTAATAAAAAAGCATAATCCCCATTTTTTTCTGGAGGAACTCCATAGCCTTTAAAACGATGAAATACATCATTCATAGGCACAATACCACTCGTCCAGTTTTTTACAGAAAACGGCGGATTCGCCACAACAAAATCAAAACGCTTCAACCGTCCATCCTCTTTAAACTGAGGATCCGTAATGGTATTTTTACTAGCAATAGAAGCCTCAGGATGGCCATGAAGCCACATGTTCATAATTGCCAATCCTTTAGTAGCAATATCCTTTTCTTGTCCGTACAAAGTCAACCCATTAGGTGCTTCATCAGCCACTTTTAACAACAATGATCCCGAACCACAAGTAGGGTCATACGCAGTATAAGAAGGCCTATCAGCCTTATCCACTTCAATGACCTGTGCTAAAATCCTAGACACCTCCGCAGGCGTATAAAACTGTCCCTTACTTTTTCCAGATTCCGTAGCAAAATGACGCATTAAAAACTCATACGCATCTCCTAAAATATCATCATCCTCCGCACGATTATTTTTAAAATTCAAGCCTTCATGCTCAAATATGGCAATCAATTTTGACAAACGATCCACCTTTTCTTTACCCGATCCTAATTTTTCATCATCATTAAAATCCGCCAATTCCATAGCACCTTCCAAACCATTGGCAGCAAATAGCGGTTTTAGAATATCCTTATTAATTCGGTCACCAATATCAGGTTGCCCCTTTAAAGCCACCATATCCTCAAAAGAAGCCCCCTTCGGCACCTCAATCAAGCTCCTAGAATTTCCTGCATACTTATCAGACACATACTTTACAAAAAGCATGGTGAGTACATAATCTTTGTATTGAGAAGCATCCATTCCGCCACGTAATTCATCACAACTTGCCCATAAAGAGCTATATAAATCCGATTTTTTAATTGCCATTCTAGCCAGTTTGTTTTTATAATAAAAAAATGTTCTATTCTATTTTATACGCTCTAAATGTATCAATAATCAACACAACATACAAAATTTCCCCCTGATATTATCCACTTCCAAACGAACTGCTAATTTCTTAGCATCCCATTAGAAAAATACCCCACCCTACAGCATAATATGTACTTTAAAGAGGCCTCTTTTTTTGAAAAGTGTTTGAATTATAGTATATTTCCCCTTATTTTGTTGATTGACATGAAAAACGATTTAAAAAACATGCTTTGCTTGGACCTCTATGTAGCTTCTTTAAGCCAAGAAGCTTATACCAACCTACAACCCGCATTGGCAACCCCTACTAAAAAACACCTCCACATACGAAGTTGGGGGATTCAAAATTTATTTAAGGAAAATACGCTTGCCAAAGACATCAAGGCACTACATACATTCGCTTTGGCATTTCAATGGCAAAATGACCTGCGTCGTATTTTACACAAGAACCCCTCTTATGAAACCCTGATTCTAACCAATGCTTCTAAAGAGATTGTTTGGGTAAATGATGGCTTTCAAAAAATGACGGGATATGACAAAAGTTTTGCCTTGCATAAAACGGCAGGATTTTTACAGGGTGAAAAAACCTCTCTAGCTACCCGAAAAAGAATCCGAAAAAAGCTATTAAAAAACAAGCCCTTTAAAGAAGTCATCCTTAACTACAGAAAAGACCAAACGAGTTATGAATGCGAATTGACAATTTTTCCGCTTGCTTCCAAAGCAAAAACAACACATTTTTTAGCCTTGGAAAAAGAGGTGGTTTGATGCTTTTTTAAGGCAATAATTTCAAATCGCAATACCAAAATCCAGTACTCGTACTTTTGGGCGGCTTGGTGGTGGTATTTTGATAACAATTTTCAGACGTTTCTTCTTCTAACCGATACGATTTCAACACCTTTTCCCCTATTTCAAAACGTATGGGCTTTTGAAATATAGGTCCCTCAAAACAAAAGGTATGAAACTCTCCATTTTCTCCACAAACATCTACCCCATCAGGCAATTGACTTATAAATTCTTCATCAATAACTCTTCCTACAAACTCTTTGCCCAATAGTGTTGCATTTACACAAACAGTGATGGCTTTAAAGCCCAAAGCAAGAAATGCTTTTAACAGTTGCTTGGTGTCTTGTTTCCATAATGGATACACCCCTGTAATTCCTACCTCTTTTAGTTTTTCATCTCTATATTGCCTTAAATCTTCCAAAAAGATATCTCCAAAAATACCATGTTCCAATCCCTCCAATTTCAAGCGAGTGGTCTTTTCTCTCATCTTTTCATTGTATAAATCCATCGTAACATTTGCAGGGAGATATATTTTTTCTAGCGGAATTCCAATACTTTTAGCCTGTGCCTCCAATAAGCTTTCATGAAGCCCATGCATTGAAACCCTTTGGTAATCTTGATTAACATTCGTTACCAACGTGGTTACCTGATAACTATTTCCTTGCAATATTTGATACAACGCATAAGCAGCATCTTTTCCAGAGCTCCAATTAAAATAAGCTTTTTTCATATGTTTGGTATTGAGGTTCTTTGTACCTTATAAGGCAATGAAACGTATTTGCGATACCTAAAAAAAGACTTGCCTAAATGACAAGCCTTCTTAAGTTTATATTATTTTGAATGTTTTATCTTTCTTTTTTGATGCAAGCTAACAGGTTTCTCTTGTTTTACCAAAGGCGTTCCATACAAATCAAAATCGCCCGCCTCATCAATTTTAATATCGATAAACTCTCCTATTTTAATATAATGTTGCTGTGCATCTACAAGAACATCATTATCTACATCAGGCGAATCAAACTCTGTACGTCCGTAATAATATGCCCCATCTTTTCTATCAAATAAGCAACGGAAAGTTTTTCCTACCTTCGCTTGATTCAACTCCCAAGATATTTGACTTTGTACTTCCATAATTTCGTTCACCCTTCTAAACTTCACCTCCGCAGGCACATCATCTTCCAAACCATAAGCACCTGTATTTTCTTCATGCGAATATTCAAAAGCTCCCAAACGCTCAAAGCGCATTGCTTCAACCCAATCCTTCAACTCTTGAAATTGCGTTTCTGTTTCACCAGGATACCCAACAATCAAGGTAGTACGAATGGCCATATTAGGCACTGCTTCACGAAACTTATGAATCAATGCCGTTGTTTTTTCATGCGTGGTACCACGCTTCATTGATTTTAAGATTTCTGTATTGATGTGCTGCAATGGAATGTCAAGATAATTGCACACCTTAGGTTCGTTTTTCATGACCTCCAATACGTCCAACGGAAATCCAGAAGGAAAGGCATAATGCAAGCGAATCCATTCAATACCTGCTACCTTTACCAATGCTTTTAACAAATCCGCCAAAGCCCTTTTCTTGTACAAGTCCAATCCATAATAAGTTAAATCTTGTGCAATTAACATCAATTCTTTAATGCCTTTTTTAGCCAATTTTTCAGCTTCAATAACAATGGCTTCTATAGGAGTTGACTTATGTTTTCCTCTCATCAAAGGAATGGCACAAAAAGAACAAGGCCTATCACACCCTTCTGCTATTTTTAAGTATGCATAATGCTGCGGAGTGGTTGTCAAACGCTCTCCTATAAGTTCATGTTTATAATCTGCTTCTAAAACTTTTAATAGATTAGGCAAATCATGCGTTCCAAAATATTGATCTACATTGGTAATTTCACTTTCTAAATCTGGTTTGTATCGCTCACTTAAGCATCCTGTTACAAAAACTTTATCTATTTCTCCTTTTTCTTTTCTTTGTGCATGATGTAGGATCGTATCCACAGATTCTTCCTTTGCTTTTCCTATAAATCCACAAGTATTAATGACTACAATGTTACCTTCATCGTTTTCATCTTCATGCACAACCTCTTTTCCATTTGCTTTTAATTGCCCCATTAAAACTTCACTATCGTAAACATTTTTAGAACAGCCTAAAGTAACTACATTGATTTTATTTTTTTTGGTTGTTTTTGTACGCATTGTATTATCATAAATTTAGGTTGCAAAAGTACTACTTTTCAACGTTTTTGCCCTATAGGCATCAAAAAAAACTCCTTTCATTTTAGAAAGGAGTTTTATAAAAATATGCTTTTGTTTATATAAAGAATGAATCTACAAATTCATTTTTATTAAACACTTGTAAATCGTCGATCCCTTCTCCTACCCCGATGTATTTTACAGGGATTTGAAATTGGTCTGAAATACCAATCACTACGCCTCCTTTGGCTGTTCCATCCAATTTGGTAACGGCTAAAGAAGTTACTTCTGTTGCTTTGGTAAATTGTTTGGCTTGTTCAAAAGCATTTTGCCCTGTTGATCCGTCCAATACTAAGAGTACATCATGCGGCGCATCTGCCACCACTTTTTGCATGACTCTTTTTATTTTTGTCAACTCATTCATGAGGTTTACCTTGTTGTGCAAGCGCCCTGCGGTATCAATAATTACCACATCTGCATCTTGTGATACTGCTGATTTTAAAGTATCAAAAGCTACGGATGCAGGATCAGACCCCATTTCTTGCCTTACTATTGGAACTTCTGTTCTATCTGCCCAAACTTGTAACTGGTCTATGGCTGCTGCTCTAAAAGTATCTGCTGCTCCTAAAACAACTTTTAATCCTTGCTTTTTAAATTGAGCTGCCAACTTACCAATAGTGGTTGTTTTACCAACACCGTTCACCCCCACAACCATTAATACATAGGGCTTTTTATTTTTAGGAATGGTGAATTCAGTGTCATTCCCTAGGTTTGTTTCTGATAAAAGACCTGCTATTTCTTCACGAAGAATTTTATTTAGCTCGCTAGTTCCTAAATATTTATCTCTTGCGACTCTTGCTTCAATTCTATCAATAATTTTCAAAGTAGTAGCTACGCCAACATCAGAAGCTACTAGTATTTCTTCCAAGTTATCTAGTACATCATCATCTACTTTAGATTTTCCAGCTACAGCTTTAGATAATTTTGTAAAAAAACTTGTTTTTGTTTTCTCCAACCCTTTATCTAACGTTTCTTTTTTTTCTTTTGAAAAAATTTTCTTAAAAAAACTCATTCTGTTTAATTTATGATCGTTTTTAATACTATAAAATCTATGCCATTTATGCTTTATGGTCAGTATGTCAGATTTTGATCGAATTATATATGCCTTTTTGTAACTAATAGCGTCATATACTGCTAATAATCTCACGTATCTTTTGAACCATGATGGAAATAAACGCTTTTTTCTATGGAGTTTATTTCATATGATAATGGGTATAAACTTTTCTTTCTATCCTCATTAAAACTTTTTTTATTGCCCAAAGCATCACTGTTTGGAGCTGTTTTTTGTTTTTTCTTCTATCACAAGAGTATCTTGTGGTGTACACAAAAGGCTTGTAACACACTGCTTAGGTGTAAAAAGTTTACTTGGGTTGCTTTTAGAAGCACAAGTTTTCAAAAATACACATTTTTACATAGAACTCATCTTGACGTTTCATTTTTAAGCCTAAGCGTATTAAAATACTTTTAAAAAAAATGCTTTTGAAAGTCATATTAACTCCTAGGTATCAAAAAATAGGGGAGTTCATATATAAAAAAAGCTACTCTCTAAATGAAAGTAGCTTTTTTTTAAAATTGTGTACAAGAATTATTTCTTTGCTAAGAAATCATTTACTTGTGTAGGATCCATGATAGCTTCAACAAATGTGTAAGCTCCTGTTTTTGGAGACTTTACCATTTTGATAGCCTTACTTAATCTTTTCGAACCTGTTTGTAACGATGCTACTGATTTTTTTGCCATGTTCTAATATTTTATATGACGTTTTTAACTAAAAACGTTAATTATTTAATCTCTTTGTGAACTGTCATTCTTTTCAAGATAGGATTGAATTTTTTAATTTCCATTCTATCTGGAGTATTCTTCTTATTTTTCGTAGTGATGTAACGAGAAGTTCCTCTCTCACCTGATGCTTTGTGCTCAGTACATTCTAAAATAACCTGTACTCTGTTTCCTTTTTTTGCCATCTCTCTAAAATTTTATCTAGTAAGGAATTATTTTGTTAAGAAACCTTTTTCTCTCGCTTCTTTAATAACAGCAGAGATTCCTTTTTTGTTAATATTTTTTAATGCAGAAGCTGATACTTTTAATCGAATCCATTTATCTTCTTCTGGAATGTAAAAACGCTTTACCATTAAGTTAGCGTTAAACTTTCTTTTAGTTCTATTTAATGCGTGAGAAACGTTGTTCCCAACCATTGCTTTTTTACCTGTAAGTTCACAAACTCTAGACATCTTCTTGACAGTTTTTAGTGTTATTTCTAAACGAGGTGCAAATTTATGCATTTAAATTCATTGCACAAAAATATTTCTCGATTAAATTTTATTTTAATTTGAATCTATTATAACTGAGGCTAAGCATCTAACCTTCTGGAAGCGTAACTGGGCGCGAATTTACAAAATTATTTTAATAAATATGCTTGTAGTAGCTCTAAAGATTTATGAACAGTTCTTTGGAGTACTTTTTCTCGAGGCTGTCCAAAATTAAATTCCGCTACTTCAACGCCCTCTTTCGTTGCAATTGCGATATATACGATTCCTACACTTTTATCATTATGGTCAGTAGTTGGCCCTGCATTACCTGTTACTGCAATACTATAATCTGTTTTTAGCCGTTGTAAACATCCTTTTGCCATTTCTTCTGCTACTTCTTTACTTACTACGGTATGTTTATTTATGGTTTGCGGTAGTACGCCTAATAGTTGTTGTTTTACCGCTGCTGTATAGGTTACGAAGCTTCCTTTAAAATAAGCAGATGCTCCAGGTATTGCTACCAAACTAGCTGCTATTTTGCCTCCCGTTAAGCTTTCTGCGGTACTTA from Tenacibaculum maritimum NCIMB 2154 includes the following:
- a CDS encoding Dph6-related ATP pyrophosphatase; its protein translation is MKKAYFNWSSGKDAAYALYQILQGNSYQVTTLVTNVNQDYQRVSMHGLHESLLEAQAKSIGIPLEKIYLPANVTMDLYNEKMREKTTRLKLEGLEHGIFGDIFLEDLRQYRDEKLKEVGITGVYPLWKQDTKQLLKAFLALGFKAITVCVNATLLGKEFVGRVIDEEFISQLPDGVDVCGENGEFHTFCFEGPIFQKPIRFEIGEKVLKSYRLEEETSENCYQNTTTKPPKSTSTGFWYCDLKLLP
- a CDS encoding PAS domain-containing protein, which produces MKNDLKNMLCLDLYVASLSQEAYTNLQPALATPTKKHLHIRSWGIQNLFKENTLAKDIKALHTFALAFQWQNDLRRILHKNPSYETLILTNASKEIVWVNDGFQKMTGYDKSFALHKTAGFLQGEKTSLATRKRIRKKLLKNKPFKEVILNYRKDQTSYECELTIFPLASKAKTTHFLALEKEVV
- a CDS encoding type I restriction-modification system subunit M, with amino-acid sequence MAIKKSDLYSSLWASCDELRGGMDASQYKDYVLTMLFVKYVSDKYAGNSRSLIEVPKGASFEDMVALKGQPDIGDRINKDILKPLFAANGLEGAMELADFNDDEKLGSGKEKVDRLSKLIAIFEHEGLNFKNNRAEDDDILGDAYEFLMRHFATESGKSKGQFYTPAEVSRILAQVIEVDKADRPSYTAYDPTCGSGSLLLKVADEAPNGLTLYGQEKDIATKGLAIMNMWLHGHPEASIASKNTITDPQFKEDGRLKRFDFVVANPPFSVKNWTSGIVPMNDVFHRFKGYGVPPEKNGDYAFLLHIVSSLKSTGKGAVILPHGVLFRGNAEAEIRKNILERKWIKGIIGLPANLFYGTGIPACVIVLDKEHANKRKGVFMIDASKGFMKDGNKNRLREQDLYKIVEVFNSQMEVDRYARCVPFAEIEKNEYNLNIPRYIDTQEAEDIQDLDGHLNGGIPQRDIAALQEYWEVYPTLKQTLLSPLRAGYLGLNVATSEIKHAIYQHPDFKSYHATLDLTFKEFAAANHAFFNSIDSTTKPKVFIKTIAEDLLIRYANKALVNKYDVYQHLLDYWNSTLKDDVYLLIEEGWVANTKRVIEKNKKGKEVDKGWTCDVLPKKLIIDTYLAKEQQALQAVEAELESVQAKSAEWIEEHTGEEGLLQEATNDKGGITKTTLSKYLKEIKDEPTEVAAFKVANQLLKLFNKEASLKKEAKAMATDLDALCLAQYGKLTEEEVRELVVDKKWLASLQATLQTEMDAISQRLTSRIQELAARYEHTLTELDGTTNVLENKVSEHLKTMGLVWS
- a CDS encoding restriction endonuclease subunit S, translating into MELTTKQGFKQTEVGLIPEDWLVISLSEAVEFLDGKRRPIKANERVSGNYPYYGASGIIDYVNDYIFDDELILLGEDGENILSRNLPLAFIIKGKAWVNNHAHVMKPNKFFNINFLTEYLESLDYSLLNSGTAQPKLNKKSCLNIRVIAPPIKEQKAIATALSDMDDLIASLESLIAKKQAIKQGAMQQLLTPPHKGGKRLPGFSGEWVEKKLGEKADFYKGKGLPKSDIIEEGKYKCIHYGELFTNYNHIITSVRSRTNENSDIFLSKENDVLMPTSDVTPNGLATASALFEDDIILGGDVLVIRPNKSLYGAFLSYQISMNKQQIMSLISGTTVYHLYGSDMSKFNFHIPKIDEQKAIIRILYDMEVEITQLETKKAKYQQLKQGMLEELLTGNTRLV
- a CDS encoding type I restriction endonuclease subunit R; amino-acid sequence: MYDIGKSERATQNRVVQLFQHQLGYSYLGHWEKQVRKYPVEEALLLKYLIAQGYSATLSEKAISIFMKAVTNLANDLYAANKEVYKLLRYGISVREALGKQKETVWLVDWKHIQHNHFAIAEEVTVQGKHNKRPDIVIYVNGIALGILELKRSKVGVTDAIRQNIDNQQPAFIPQFFTTMQFILAGNDTQGIRYGTIGTPEKYYLQWKEESAVHYDYVLDKHIAQLCEKERLLELIHDFVVYDKGVKKLSRPNQFFGIKAAQHNIQTRTGGIVWHTQGSGKSLTMVWLTKWIRENIKDSRVLIITDRQELDSQIEQLFAGVDETIYRAKSGRDLLSVLNQKTAMLISSLVHKFRRNDESGDYESYIAELTQSFGSDFRAKGDIYVFVDECHRTQSGKLHEAMKSILPNALFIGFTGTPLLKKDKQKSIEVFGTYIGNPYKFDEAVDDGVVLDLLYEARDVAQFVTDQQSVDEWFDAETKGLTDVAKIALKKRWGTLQKVLGSKSRLEKIVFDIIRDFKVIPRLSSGGGNAMLVSGSVYQACKYYELFQRAGFKECAIITSYQPHHADIKGEGAGEGALTDKLLKYEVYTQMLKGKSTEAFEEEAKATFINEPAKMKLLIVVDKLLTGFDAPSATYLYIDKKMQDHGLFQAICRVNRVDGDEKEYGYIIDYKDLFKSLEKSISDYTSEVFDNYDEEDVKGLLKDRQEAGKTRLETALEVVSALCEPVHPKDEPNYIRYFCGNTENAQDLKNTEEKRVFLYKAVVALIRAYANIANEMHKIGFSDAEAKKIKEEVQYYSDIRDTIKQASGDYLDFKRFEPGMRQLMDMYLDAKSSRKLSDFENQTLVGLITKVSEPDMVYVNKTKQEAVAETIENNVRKVIIEESQANPKYYEKMSKLLDELIQLRKKEAIEYEKYLEQIKELAEKVSNENNTNDYPEALDTRGKKALYDNVERNEALALTLDKIIVENKLDGWKDGGIKEKKLMLAINEAVVDMDKTLALMKIIKAQHEY